The proteins below are encoded in one region of Methanomassiliicoccus luminyensis B10:
- a CDS encoding S1C family serine protease: MLDIEGIYISAVEKGAGSTVSVRTTGARGGCRGPYFQRSGVGSGIVLDDRGHILTNNHVVAGAERIVVVLGNGNIHEARVIGSDERTDIAVLGTDAKELAPAELGDSDALRVGQPILAIGSPLGLAGGPTVTSGVVSSLHRNLWMSCGNGLSVIQTDAPVNPGNSGGPLVDLSGRVIALTAAQVLYADGIGFAIPINLAKKVSEQIIQHGSVRRPRLGIVAIDVLPRIAYQFRLPNTLGVFVTDVLPGSAAEAAGLRIGDVILAIGEERLGGVHDLLAALGKREVGAAVEMEVRRNGRTERISADLGANPD; the protein is encoded by the coding sequence ATGTTGGACATCGAAGGGATATACATCAGCGCGGTGGAGAAGGGCGCCGGGAGCACCGTCAGCGTACGGACGACGGGGGCCCGGGGAGGGTGCCGGGGGCCGTACTTCCAGCGTTCCGGGGTGGGCTCCGGGATCGTGCTGGACGACCGGGGGCACATCCTCACCAACAATCATGTCGTCGCCGGGGCCGAGCGCATCGTGGTGGTTCTGGGGAACGGCAACATCCACGAGGCCAGGGTCATCGGGAGCGACGAGCGGACTGACATCGCGGTGCTGGGGACCGACGCGAAGGAGCTGGCGCCGGCCGAGCTGGGCGATTCCGACGCGCTGAGGGTCGGGCAGCCCATCCTGGCGATAGGGAGCCCGCTGGGGCTGGCAGGCGGGCCAACGGTGACGTCGGGAGTGGTGAGTTCGCTGCACAGGAACCTGTGGATGAGCTGCGGGAACGGTCTGAGCGTCATACAGACCGACGCGCCGGTGAACCCCGGCAACAGCGGAGGCCCCCTGGTCGATCTTTCAGGAAGGGTGATTGCGCTGACGGCGGCACAGGTGCTCTACGCCGACGGAATCGGCTTTGCCATACCTATCAATCTCGCAAAGAAGGTGTCCGAGCAGATCATACAGCACGGTTCGGTGCGGCGGCCCCGGCTGGGGATAGTGGCCATAGACGTGCTTCCGCGCATCGCCTACCAGTTCAGGCTCCCCAACACCCTGGGGGTGTTCGTCACGGACGTGCTTCCAGGGAGCGCCGCGGAGGCCGCGGGGCTGCGCATCGGGGACGTCATCCTGGCCATCGGCGAGGAGAGGCTGGGCGGAGTTCACGACCTGCTCGCCGCTCTGGGAAAGAGGGAGGTAGGCGCGGCGGTGGAGATGGAGGTGAGAAGGAATGGAAGGACCGAACGGATATCTGCTGATCTGGGCGCCAATCCTGACTGA
- a CDS encoding helix-turn-helix transcriptional regulator — protein MEEERKMAVEDLGLSADDLRETDIDIMRSLEAEGGDVAFQGLRRVTNLHQETLSRALKRLEEDGYVKRTPRGYRLTDAGSHLAQGLLLAPPKAYATVFQSFLPGDVGPGELAGRLEGRWFNNLRWLGMREDGEEAVLRWVTEGSGIEIVVRLRWGQAIVETDASGQEELVEALVAAQRVFGHLTEQWRNGLERIPSGVNLLWWSDRAPRPAG, from the coding sequence ATGGAAGAAGAGCGCAAGATGGCCGTGGAGGACCTGGGCCTGTCGGCCGATGACCTGCGGGAGACGGACATAGATATAATGCGGTCGCTGGAGGCAGAGGGCGGCGACGTGGCCTTCCAGGGTCTCCGCCGGGTCACCAACCTGCACCAGGAGACGCTGTCCCGGGCGCTTAAGCGCCTGGAGGAGGACGGCTACGTGAAGCGGACGCCCCGGGGGTATCGGCTCACCGACGCCGGCTCGCACCTGGCGCAGGGGCTGCTCCTAGCCCCTCCCAAGGCCTACGCCACCGTCTTCCAGTCCTTCCTCCCCGGCGACGTCGGCCCGGGGGAGCTGGCCGGGCGCCTGGAGGGGAGATGGTTCAACAACCTCCGGTGGCTGGGCATGAGGGAGGACGGCGAGGAGGCGGTCCTCCGCTGGGTCACCGAAGGGAGTGGGATCGAGATAGTGGTCCGCCTGCGATGGGGGCAGGCCATCGTGGAAACGGATGCCTCCGGCCAGGAGGAGCTGGTCGAAGCCCTCGTGGCCGCCCAGAGAGTGTTCGGCCACTTGACCGAACAGTGGCGGAACGGGCTGGAGAGGATACCATCAGGCGTGAACCTGTTGTGGTGGTCCGACCGCGCACCCCGCCCGGCCGGCTGA
- a CDS encoding DedA family protein, which yields MNIIDTINQWVISLIETTGYLGIFLSMFVEGIFTPIPSEAIVPFAGYLASTGQLNLILVVLVASVGATAGSTVAYALAKVIGRTAVLRYGKYFGVSHETLGKADRWFERYGYWGVLIGHSIPGIRSIISFPAGLANMNLKKFMVATFTGACIWNTVLTLTGYFLGEYWVEFWGGLDGLDYYILAAAGLGLAGYFLYKRYGKKRGVQPQEES from the coding sequence TTGAACATCATCGACACGATCAACCAATGGGTCATATCCCTCATCGAGACCACCGGGTACCTCGGCATATTCCTCTCCATGTTCGTGGAGGGGATATTCACTCCCATACCCAGCGAGGCCATCGTACCGTTCGCCGGCTACCTGGCTTCCACCGGCCAGCTTAACTTGATCCTGGTCGTTCTGGTGGCTTCGGTGGGGGCGACGGCCGGTTCGACGGTAGCCTACGCCCTGGCGAAGGTCATCGGCCGGACCGCGGTGCTGCGCTACGGCAAGTACTTCGGGGTCAGCCACGAGACCCTGGGCAAGGCGGACCGGTGGTTCGAGAGGTATGGTTACTGGGGGGTGCTGATCGGGCACTCCATCCCCGGGATAAGGTCCATCATCTCCTTCCCTGCAGGTTTGGCCAACATGAACCTGAAGAAGTTCATGGTCGCCACATTCACCGGCGCTTGCATCTGGAACACCGTGCTCACCCTGACCGGGTACTTCCTCGGCGAATACTGGGTGGAGTTCTGGGGCGGCCTGGACGGCCTGGACTACTACATACTCGCGGCGGCGGGCCTCGGGCTGGCGGGCTACTTCCTGTACAAGAGGTACGGGAAGAAGAGGGGCGTCCAACCGCAAGAGGAAAGTTGA
- a CDS encoding uroporphyrinogen-III synthase — protein MKKCVAILAPSEGWEPICRPYADKAEFVFVPLFVSLPIDNSVFSNFIMDLSLAKYDCVVLTCPTAVRHSINMAIERGLLNRFLTSMSKVEVIVIGDRSAETAKWNGLKVPSVSSEASTSSLIEHINALPHRGSIALLRSDRGSRLLPSSLIEAGWNVTEVPVYSLQLKRSEDMEVLLDRLEDNEVSTLAFATPSHADAFFFHLKERFEGADANDVLDGVTIAVLSNDTKDKLEEYGLKVDIMPKRATAELMVKDIVSDL, from the coding sequence ATGAAAAAGTGCGTGGCAATTCTGGCCCCATCCGAAGGCTGGGAACCGATATGTCGCCCATATGCCGATAAGGCCGAATTCGTCTTTGTGCCCCTGTTCGTATCTTTGCCGATCGACAACTCCGTTTTTTCCAATTTCATTATGGACCTATCGCTGGCCAAATACGATTGTGTGGTATTGACTTGTCCTACAGCGGTAAGGCATTCCATCAACATGGCCATCGAACGTGGACTGCTCAACAGGTTCTTAACGTCGATGAGCAAGGTCGAGGTCATCGTGATAGGCGACCGGTCAGCAGAGACGGCAAAATGGAACGGACTGAAAGTTCCATCTGTATCTTCAGAAGCATCTACCAGTTCCCTCATCGAGCACATAAACGCGCTGCCGCATAGAGGCAGCATCGCCTTGCTCCGCTCTGACAGGGGCTCACGCCTCCTTCCATCGTCCCTGATCGAGGCGGGGTGGAATGTGACAGAGGTGCCGGTGTACTCCCTACAGCTAAAGAGGTCTGAAGACATGGAGGTGCTTCTGGACCGGTTGGAAGACAACGAGGTCAGCACGTTGGCGTTTGCAACTCCGAGTCATGCCGATGCTTTTTTCTTCCATTTGAAAGAGCGTTTTGAAGGCGCGGATGCAAATGATGTCTTAGATGGGGTTACCATCGCTGTCTTAAGCAACGACACCAAGGACAAGCTTGAGGAATATGGCCTCAAGGTCGACATCATGCCGAAAAGAGCAACCGCAGAGCTGATGGTCAAGGACATAGTGAGCGATCTTTAG
- a CDS encoding helix-turn-helix domain-containing protein: MDELLLNPWDVAADDMKIEVARTGNGVYSALVVNNNCELSHIINDSGCFLELAIKSDDNDVVFHLIGTDVDSINLFLSSAKGAGFDVRVVSVYEKRTWGGLTYRQEKDLRIAFESGYYNIPSQITLEDLANKMGISKSTLNITLRRAERKIISDHLTNSEANQR, from the coding sequence TTGGACGAACTCCTTCTGAATCCCTGGGATGTTGCAGCCGATGACATGAAGATCGAGGTTGCTAGAACAGGCAATGGGGTTTATTCTGCATTGGTCGTCAACAATAATTGCGAGTTGAGCCACATTATCAACGACTCGGGCTGCTTTTTAGAATTGGCCATCAAATCGGACGACAACGATGTGGTATTTCATCTGATCGGGACCGACGTAGACTCGATCAACTTATTTCTGAGCTCGGCAAAAGGTGCGGGGTTCGACGTGCGCGTCGTAAGTGTCTATGAAAAAAGGACTTGGGGAGGCCTCACATACCGGCAGGAAAAGGACCTGAGGATAGCCTTTGAATCTGGCTATTACAATATACCGAGCCAGATCACCCTGGAAGATCTGGCCAACAAGATGGGGATATCCAAATCGACCCTCAACATCACGCTCAGAAGAGCGGAACGAAAGATCATTTCCGACCATCTGACCAACTCTGAGGCAAATCAACGATAG
- a CDS encoding uroporphyrinogen decarboxylase family protein produces the protein MNEQSVEKKVIRSMIHESEKQAYTGHQTVARKHDLGHRAQVEMALNFEKPYRTPVQNFSNITAVHSGGYQFKDARTNATLSAKLALRFAKLTHSDFVKPALDTNGQLIDIGLNIKQPDDNYGRAVSSLINEPEDVDRLELYDPFNPKECPYFTKGFVENIRMVSDTMDEDFHVLGMSWGPFTTAAYIRGAENIMMDINLDPDLIKKLVAKTAEFCERIQMRCIDAGATALWMSDPTASEDMISTDMYREFALKGTKRVCTNVKKETKVPIFVHMCGESSETMQLLPDAGVECFSCDSKVNLAIARKNIGKKMAIMGNIDPVRVLWQGTPQTIRDTAFKCIDDAGQEGGFILAPGCESPRDCSDENMIAMGMAGIDYWMR, from the coding sequence TTGAACGAACAGAGCGTAGAGAAAAAGGTGATTAGGTCAATGATACACGAATCAGAAAAACAAGCATACACAGGACATCAGACAGTTGCACGTAAGCACGATCTCGGGCACAGAGCACAAGTTGAGATGGCCTTGAACTTCGAGAAGCCGTATCGGACGCCAGTACAGAACTTTTCCAACATCACCGCAGTCCATAGCGGCGGATATCAGTTCAAGGACGCGCGCACAAATGCGACCCTATCGGCAAAGCTGGCTCTGAGATTTGCCAAGCTCACTCACTCGGATTTCGTCAAGCCAGCCCTGGATACCAATGGGCAGTTGATCGATATCGGGCTGAACATTAAACAGCCAGACGACAACTACGGTCGGGCCGTATCATCGCTTATCAACGAACCCGAGGATGTGGATCGGCTCGAACTGTATGATCCGTTCAACCCGAAAGAATGCCCCTATTTCACAAAGGGGTTTGTGGAGAACATACGGATGGTCTCCGACACCATGGATGAGGATTTTCATGTTCTCGGCATGTCCTGGGGCCCGTTCACCACCGCCGCCTACATACGGGGTGCGGAGAACATCATGATGGACATAAATCTCGATCCAGACCTTATCAAGAAGCTCGTGGCCAAAACTGCAGAGTTCTGCGAAAGAATACAGATGAGGTGCATTGATGCCGGCGCTACCGCTCTGTGGATGTCAGACCCAACAGCCTCGGAGGACATGATATCGACCGACATGTACCGTGAATTCGCACTGAAAGGGACCAAGCGTGTCTGCACCAATGTGAAGAAGGAAACCAAGGTACCCATATTCGTCCACATGTGTGGAGAATCTTCGGAAACAATGCAGCTATTGCCGGATGCCGGCGTTGAATGTTTCAGTTGCGATTCCAAGGTCAACCTGGCAATTGCCAGGAAGAACATCGGGAAAAAGATGGCCATTATGGGCAATATCGATCCCGTGAGGGTCTTGTGGCAAGGTACCCCCCAGACCATAAGGGACACTGCGTTCAAATGCATAGATGATGCGGGCCAAGAGGGCGGGTTCATCCTTGCGCCTGGGTGTGAAAGTCCCAGGGACTGCAGCGACGAGAACATGATCGCCATGGGCATGGCAGGAATCGACTATTGGATGAGATAG
- a CDS encoding flavodoxin family protein, which produces MGKHEGIGIQSSPRGKNSNTLRLLNAALEGSRKAGTEAKLVDITKMNTRYSTGASTAAGAASAISRTITSTLLKKMLAANGILLSGPNYMSHVTAQLKTVLGRSVNVEHEQYLAGKDGFLIMTAGGGVRSCCWAT; this is translated from the coding sequence GTGGGCAAGCATGAAGGCATAGGCATACAGTCAAGCCCCCGGGGCAAGAACAGCAACACCCTCCGGCTGCTGAACGCGGCGTTGGAGGGGTCGCGCAAAGCAGGCACGGAGGCCAAACTCGTTGACATCACCAAGATGAACACCAGGTACAGCACCGGTGCCAGTACTGCCGCCGGAGCGGCAAGTGCAATATCAAGGACGATTACCTCCACCCTGCTGAAGAAGATGCTAGCCGCGAACGGCATCTTATTGAGCGGTCCGAACTACATGTCCCATGTCACCGCCCAGCTGAAGACAGTACTGGGCCGCAGCGTCAACGTGGAGCATGAGCAGTACCTCGCCGGCAAAGATGGCTTCTTAATCATGACCGCCGGCGGGGGTGTGAGAAGCTGTTGCTGGGCTACATGA
- a CDS encoding pyridoxal phosphate-dependent aminotransferase: MGVKLGYSDRSRLVVQSEIRNMTLECNRVGGINLAQGVCDLDVPQVVIESAYEAMKQGTNQYTRYDGLPIIRKAIAHKFKTFNHADIDPEKNVVVSAGATGAFYSACLALLNPGDEVIVFEPFYQYHVNTLLAVGAVPRYVSMKTPEWTIDMDEVRSVITPRTKAMIINTPGNPSGKVFTRKELEELGSICEAADIFLFSDEIYEYFVYDGLEHVSPWSIPLLRERTIVISGYSKTFSITGWRLGYCVCGERWAQMIGYMNDLVYVCAPAPLQVGVAEGIMRLPPSYYENIARTYQYKRDEMISSLRSAGMEPYVPRGAYYILADVTNVPGRTSKEKALRILKEKNVASVPGSAFYSNGGGENLVRFCFAKRDEVLSRVCACLK; the protein is encoded by the coding sequence ATGGGCGTGAAACTAGGATACAGCGACAGGTCCCGCCTCGTCGTTCAGTCGGAGATCAGGAACATGACCCTGGAATGCAACAGGGTCGGGGGGATCAATCTCGCGCAGGGCGTGTGCGATCTTGATGTGCCCCAAGTGGTCATCGAATCCGCGTACGAGGCGATGAAGCAGGGAACGAACCAGTACACCAGGTACGACGGGCTGCCCATCATAAGAAAAGCGATCGCGCACAAGTTCAAGACCTTCAACCACGCGGACATCGACCCGGAGAAGAACGTCGTCGTCTCCGCCGGCGCGACCGGAGCGTTCTATTCGGCCTGCCTCGCGTTGCTGAACCCCGGCGATGAGGTCATTGTGTTCGAGCCGTTCTACCAGTACCATGTGAACACGCTGCTGGCCGTCGGTGCTGTTCCGAGATACGTTAGCATGAAGACGCCCGAGTGGACCATCGACATGGATGAGGTTAGGTCCGTGATCACCCCAAGGACCAAGGCGATGATCATCAACACGCCCGGCAACCCGTCAGGCAAAGTGTTCACCAGGAAAGAGCTGGAGGAGCTCGGTTCCATATGCGAAGCAGCGGACATCTTCCTGTTCTCCGATGAGATCTATGAGTACTTCGTCTACGACGGCCTGGAGCACGTCAGCCCGTGGTCGATACCGTTGTTGAGGGAGAGGACCATCGTCATCTCCGGTTACTCCAAGACGTTCTCCATCACCGGGTGGAGGCTTGGCTACTGCGTGTGCGGCGAGCGCTGGGCGCAGATGATCGGGTACATGAACGACTTGGTGTACGTGTGCGCACCGGCACCGTTGCAGGTCGGCGTGGCCGAGGGCATCATGAGGCTGCCGCCGAGCTACTACGAGAACATCGCCAGAACGTACCAATATAAGAGGGACGAGATGATCTCTTCCCTCCGTAGCGCGGGCATGGAGCCGTACGTGCCTCGGGGGGCGTATTACATCCTGGCGGACGTGACCAACGTGCCCGGTAGAACGAGCAAAGAGAAGGCGCTGCGTATACTGAAGGAGAAGAATGTGGCATCGGTGCCGGGATCGGCGTTCTACTCGAACGGAGGAGGGGAGAACCTGGTCAGGTTCTGCTTCGCCAAGAGGGACGAGGTGCTGAGTCGAGTGTGCGCATGCCTGAAGTAA
- the map gene encoding type II methionyl aminopeptidase, translated as MNDEVLEKVKRAGAIASEARLLGAGMVGEGVSLLSVAEEVEALIEKRGAKPAFPTNISINEVAAHYSPSTNDELKFSRGDLVKVDVGAHVDGYIGDTAQTVEVGTRNWGPLIDASAKGLGMAIEIVSEGVPIGALGGAIERGVKSNGYLPVTNLTGHSMQQYNLHAGISVANYDDGNLTRVGKDMILAIEPFSTNGAGEVRNSKHGNIYRIMRDRELRDEKAAEHFRLLKENFGTLPFCERWCTKLDSKAPIHLKTLVRHGLLFAYPMLSEVRGGMVAQTEHTVAVSNGKATVTTL; from the coding sequence ATGAATGACGAGGTCCTCGAGAAGGTGAAGAGGGCCGGCGCCATTGCTAGTGAAGCGCGCTTGCTCGGTGCAGGCATGGTCGGGGAGGGCGTCAGCCTGCTGAGCGTGGCCGAGGAGGTGGAAGCCCTCATCGAGAAGAGGGGGGCGAAGCCGGCATTCCCGACCAATATCAGCATCAACGAGGTCGCCGCGCACTACTCGCCGAGCACCAATGACGAGCTGAAGTTCAGCCGGGGCGACCTGGTGAAGGTGGATGTCGGAGCGCACGTGGATGGCTATATCGGGGATACAGCGCAAACGGTGGAGGTGGGCACGAGGAACTGGGGCCCCCTGATCGACGCGTCCGCGAAAGGGCTGGGGATGGCCATCGAGATCGTCAGCGAGGGCGTTCCGATCGGCGCTCTGGGTGGCGCCATAGAGCGTGGCGTCAAGAGCAACGGCTACCTGCCGGTGACGAACCTCACCGGGCACAGCATGCAGCAGTACAACCTGCACGCAGGCATTTCCGTCGCCAACTACGACGACGGCAATCTCACCAGGGTCGGGAAGGACATGATCCTCGCCATCGAGCCGTTCTCCACCAACGGCGCCGGCGAGGTGCGCAACTCCAAGCACGGCAATATCTACCGCATCATGCGGGACCGGGAGCTCCGGGACGAGAAGGCCGCTGAGCATTTCCGCCTGTTGAAGGAGAACTTCGGCACGCTGCCGTTCTGCGAGCGCTGGTGCACCAAGCTCGATTCCAAGGCGCCCATTCACCTGAAGACGCTGGTCCGGCACGGCCTGCTGTTCGCGTACCCCATGCTCTCTGAGGTCAGGGGAGGCATGGTGGCGCAGACCGAGCATACCGTGGCGGTCTCCAACGGCAAAGCGACAGTGACGACGCTATGA
- a CDS encoding L-threonylcarbamoyladenylate synthase, translating to MEIVKVVEKGGVVTIPEEQMERIVSELAAGRLIVYPTETVYGLGCDPFDETAVKRVYMAKRRPFDMAMSIAVKDVRMMEELAVLDDRARSLVKKFMPGPITLIVAKRPAVPDILTSSTNEIGIRIPDNPVALKIIEEFGPIVSTSANIHSHKNPLTCQDAIGDLGPAVSVYVDGGPARFGKPSTIVQLNEGEMALIRPGAIPAETIEAALNE from the coding sequence ATGGAGATAGTCAAGGTAGTGGAGAAGGGTGGGGTCGTCACGATCCCCGAGGAGCAGATGGAGCGTATAGTATCGGAGCTCGCCGCTGGGAGGCTTATTGTCTATCCGACCGAGACGGTGTACGGGCTGGGGTGCGACCCGTTCGACGAGACGGCGGTGAAGCGCGTATACATGGCCAAGAGGCGCCCGTTTGACATGGCCATGTCCATAGCGGTGAAGGACGTCAGGATGATGGAGGAGCTTGCCGTCCTCGATGACCGGGCCAGGAGCCTGGTCAAGAAGTTCATGCCCGGGCCCATAACCCTCATCGTCGCCAAGAGGCCGGCGGTGCCGGACATACTGACATCGTCGACCAACGAGATCGGGATTCGGATACCGGACAACCCCGTCGCGCTGAAGATCATCGAAGAGTTCGGGCCGATAGTGTCCACGTCGGCGAACATCCACTCTCACAAGAACCCCCTGACCTGCCAGGACGCTATCGGCGACCTCGGCCCCGCGGTCAGCGTGTACGTCGACGGCGGCCCCGCCCGGTTCGGAAAGCCGTCCACCATAGTCCAGCTCAACGAGGGCGAGATGGCCCTCATTCGTCCCGGGGCCATTCCGGCGGAAACGATCGAGGCGGCTTTGAATGAATGA
- a CDS encoding MBL fold metallo-hydrolase: MTVHMFPGQGFDSNVFLLTGDEPILVDAGTGAYAERTLRAITKALGKDRVSHLVLTHRHFDHVGGAAALSAALGAKVLIHELDAPPVREGSARGTEAIMFGESLAPLDVEELRGGEVLSTGEHELQVIHTPGHTAGGISLFDARSKALLSGDTVFAGGVGRWDLSTGNHGDLVASVKKLQALGAVDLYPGHGPSARGNAGEQIVEALRYLGEY; this comes from the coding sequence ATGACCGTCCATATGTTCCCTGGACAGGGTTTCGATTCCAACGTTTTCCTGCTCACAGGGGACGAGCCCATTCTGGTGGACGCGGGCACCGGGGCATATGCCGAAAGGACCCTCCGGGCCATCACCAAGGCGCTGGGGAAGGACAGGGTCTCCCATCTCGTCCTCACTCACCGCCATTTCGATCATGTGGGGGGCGCTGCCGCGCTCTCCGCCGCGCTGGGGGCCAAGGTGCTCATTCACGAGCTTGACGCGCCCCCGGTCAGAGAGGGCTCGGCCAGGGGGACCGAGGCCATCATGTTCGGGGAAAGCTTGGCGCCCCTGGACGTGGAGGAGCTTCGGGGAGGGGAAGTACTTTCCACCGGGGAGCATGAGCTGCAGGTGATACACACCCCCGGCCATACTGCCGGAGGCATATCCCTTTTCGATGCCAGATCGAAGGCCCTGCTGAGCGGGGACACCGTCTTCGCCGGCGGAGTGGGCCGATGGGACCTGAGCACGGGGAACCATGGCGACCTGGTCGCCTCGGTGAAGAAGCTCCAGGCACTGGGAGCGGTGGACCTCTACCCGGGGCACGGCCCCTCCGCCCGGGGGAACGCGGGGGAGCAGATCGTGGAAGCGCTGAGATATCTAGGGGAATACTGA
- a CDS encoding DUF362 domain-containing protein, with product MDDHFCPFCFVRRTAPQVTKDLVMKFAKVPGVHIRVREDRCTGCGACVRKNYCLVGAISIADRKARVDQELCRGCGRCTHFCQKKALETYGLAPDIVNGATGLAHDAIRRTDRLVRSVLK from the coding sequence ATGGATGATCATTTCTGCCCATTTTGCTTCGTAAGGAGAACAGCGCCCCAGGTGACCAAGGACCTGGTGATGAAGTTCGCAAAGGTCCCCGGCGTGCATATCAGGGTGCGGGAGGACCGCTGCACCGGCTGCGGCGCCTGCGTCAGGAAGAACTATTGCCTCGTCGGCGCCATATCCATCGCGGACAGGAAGGCCAGGGTGGACCAGGAGTTGTGCCGCGGCTGCGGGCGCTGCACCCATTTCTGCCAGAAGAAGGCTTTAGAGACATACGGCCTGGCCCCGGACATAGTGAACGGCGCGACCGGCCTGGCGCACGACGCCATCAGGCGAACCGACCGTCTGGTCCGCTCGGTCCTGAAGTGA
- a CDS encoding CDGSH iron-sulfur domain-containing protein, protein MARGIIDRVAQRIKIMRNGPYVVSGDVPLDKQITESDDTGSSVGWKAGEKYPEQGEEYRLCRCGQSGNKPFCDETHHMVDFDGTETADRKSYADSCETLEGPRVRLTDRDDLCAVARYCHGKGNGDAWDLAQRASTDQEVREAVDLACSCPSGRLVAWDKGTGKAIEPEHQPSVSLIEYPLEGVSGPIWVKGGIPVESSGGGQYEARNRQTLCRCGASENKPFCDGSHISEGFNDGDRSVEKGRASAIVRIK, encoded by the coding sequence ATGGCACGCGGCATCATCGACAGAGTTGCGCAACGGATCAAGATAATGAGGAACGGCCCCTACGTGGTCTCGGGCGACGTGCCCCTGGACAAGCAGATCACCGAGAGCGACGACACCGGTTCGTCGGTGGGGTGGAAGGCCGGCGAAAAGTATCCGGAACAAGGCGAGGAGTACCGGCTGTGCCGGTGCGGGCAGTCGGGCAATAAACCGTTCTGCGACGAGACCCACCACATGGTGGACTTTGACGGGACCGAGACGGCCGATCGCAAGAGCTACGCGGACAGCTGCGAGACGCTGGAAGGCCCCCGGGTGAGGCTGACCGACCGGGATGACCTCTGTGCGGTGGCAAGGTACTGCCACGGGAAGGGTAACGGCGACGCCTGGGACCTCGCTCAGAGGGCCAGCACCGATCAGGAGGTCAGGGAGGCCGTGGACCTGGCCTGCAGCTGCCCCTCCGGGCGCCTGGTGGCGTGGGACAAGGGAACCGGCAAAGCGATCGAGCCGGAGCACCAGCCATCGGTGAGCCTGATCGAGTACCCCTTGGAGGGGGTCAGCGGGCCGATATGGGTCAAGGGCGGCATTCCCGTCGAGTCGAGCGGCGGGGGGCAGTACGAGGCCAGGAACCGCCAGACCCTGTGCCGGTGCGGCGCGTCGGAAAACAAGCCGTTCTGCGACGGCTCCCACATCTCCGAGGGGTTCAACGACGGAGACAGGTCCGTGGAAAAGGGGAGGGCCTCGGCCATCGTCCGGATAAAGTGA